One genomic segment of Pedobacter endophyticus includes these proteins:
- the surE gene encoding 5'/3'-nucleotidase SurE codes for MTKQVTKPNILVVNDDGITATGIKNLMEVMQELGNVVVVAPDSPQSGMGHAITIGKPIRFDKVDLYAGVEMYKCSGTPVDCVKLGVNKIFKGKKPDLCVSGINHGLNNSINVLYSGTMSAAVEGAIEKIPSIGFSLDDFAADADFSHTKKYIKSICEQVLANGLPEGTLLNVNFPKGNQLKGIKICRQANAKWMEEFDERRDPYQRPYYWLTGVFENFDKGEDTDVWALEHNFVSIVPVQFDLTAHHAIQALNSWDFGIKTANGNGAPNKTSAPDGVNLG; via the coding sequence ATGACGAAGCAAGTTACAAAACCGAATATTTTAGTGGTAAACGATGATGGCATAACCGCCACAGGGATAAAAAATCTGATGGAAGTAATGCAGGAACTTGGAAATGTAGTTGTGGTGGCGCCCGATAGTCCGCAAAGTGGAATGGGCCATGCCATTACCATCGGAAAACCCATCCGTTTCGATAAAGTGGACTTATATGCAGGTGTTGAAATGTATAAATGCAGCGGCACACCAGTTGATTGCGTAAAACTGGGTGTAAATAAAATATTTAAAGGTAAAAAGCCCGATTTGTGCGTTTCCGGAATCAATCATGGCTTAAACAATTCCATTAATGTGCTTTACTCCGGCACCATGTCGGCCGCAGTAGAAGGGGCGATCGAAAAAATCCCTTCCATTGGCTTTTCTTTGGATGATTTTGCAGCAGATGCAGATTTTAGCCATACTAAAAAATACATTAAAAGCATTTGCGAGCAGGTTTTGGCAAACGGACTCCCGGAAGGCACTTTGCTAAACGTTAATTTTCCAAAAGGGAATCAGTTAAAAGGCATAAAAATTTGTCGGCAGGCCAACGCCAAATGGATGGAAGAGTTTGATGAACGCCGCGACCCTTACCAACGACCGTATTACTGGCTAACCGGCGTTTTTGAGAATTTTGATAAGGGTGAGGATACCGACGTTTGGGCACTGGAACACAATTTTGTATCTATAGTTCCGGTTCAGTTCGATTTAACTGCGCACCATGCTATTCAAGCCTTAAACAGCTGGGATTTCGGCATCAAGACCGCTAACGGCAACGGCGCACCAAACAAGACCTCAGCACCTGATGGTGTTAACCTCGGTTAA
- a CDS encoding SusC/RagA family TonB-linked outer membrane protein, with amino-acid sequence MSKKTSYSLYYFQQDTTKRDTTKKVPVTKPTDTVKPPVNPLGGASPATAPTAVPATPAATAPAATPGASAGQKTITGTVVDEKKLGLPGVGIKIQGKTGGTVTQENGKFSISVSAPTDVLVFSYIGYQSKSMPAGNGATPLVVSLVPSDSQNLNDVVVVGYGTLKTKEVTSSVAHVDTAQFRQGGARNALDLIQGKVAGLNLTRTSGSNPNSGPSVQLRGAITVTGDASPLYVIDGIPGGNIDLLQQDDILSVDVLKDGSGAAIYGTSANAGVILITTKKGKPGAPTFNYSAYIRKEYIQNRQDFLTADEFRAGIQSGQIDAVDYGGSEDLYGSLINKNNFSQNHNVSLSGGTSNTNYRASLNYRDLQGIGLENGRKEYTFRLNVNQRGLNDKLNVQMNLATNFNNANLLGGSGWEEELVKNPTKLIYNPDGSFYHDTQSTNQYARLFQERNYRKQQTTSADIKADYDLAKGLKASIFGSVQRNSYIDGAWASIFSERSIEDSDYPNGGFASKGNYLSQNFAVEPTVSYNTTINDKHSITAVAGYSYRYNIEEGQSADNRGFLNDQFHEDNLSQGLARSDGRANLSSFKSDNTLIAFFGRVNYAFNNKYLLQLILRHEGSSKFGVNNKWGDFPAVSVGWNISDENFMKNVKWVNYLKLRAGYGVTGNTGFTNNASRVLLGGGGRYLYPDGTYRETYGPTTNVNPNLKWETKRELNIGADFTLFNSKLTGALDVFDRTTKDLLDTYTTPQPPYVLANIYANVGTISSKGVELALSYKAIQKKDFSFTMDFTGSTLSNKFVSYSDDVFKVKYKTFGGIGGSGDLGDAITTYEGSNVGEFWGKRFAGFTEDGKWLFFNRNGEAVTNDKINYSKDPNLTDLAKIGNAIPKYYASYTANFGYKNWDLRVFVRGKFDYQILNTTALTYANPFVKGSNYLRSAFNDPKFSQINDTFMYSDYYLEEGTNVKIDEVTLGYNFKFKSKTIRNLRVYATGQNLFTITGYSGNDPDFIADTGLGPGVDNRNAYPSTRSFLFGVNVGF; translated from the coding sequence ATGAGCAAAAAGACCAGTTACAGTCTTTATTATTTTCAGCAAGACACAACAAAACGAGACACAACCAAAAAGGTTCCGGTTACAAAACCCACGGACACGGTGAAACCGCCGGTGAACCCTTTAGGTGGTGCAAGTCCGGCGACAGCGCCAACCGCAGTACCAGCAACGCCTGCGGCAACAGCACCTGCAGCCACGCCGGGCGCCAGCGCTGGCCAAAAAACAATTACCGGTACCGTTGTAGATGAAAAGAAACTTGGTTTGCCAGGTGTAGGAATCAAAATTCAAGGTAAAACAGGTGGAACTGTTACGCAAGAAAATGGAAAATTTAGCATTAGCGTAAGTGCCCCTACCGACGTTTTGGTTTTCAGCTACATCGGTTATCAATCTAAATCTATGCCCGCAGGAAACGGGGCAACCCCTTTAGTGGTAAGCCTGGTTCCTTCCGATTCGCAAAATCTAAATGATGTTGTCGTGGTGGGTTACGGTACCTTAAAAACCAAGGAGGTAACCTCGTCAGTAGCGCACGTTGATACTGCCCAGTTTCGGCAGGGTGGAGCCCGAAACGCCTTAGACCTTATACAAGGAAAAGTGGCAGGACTAAACTTAACGCGAACCAGCGGTTCTAACCCAAATAGTGGGCCCAGTGTTCAACTTAGGGGCGCTATTACCGTAACCGGCGATGCCAGCCCACTTTATGTAATTGATGGAATCCCCGGCGGTAACATCGATCTGTTGCAGCAAGATGATATCCTTTCTGTCGATGTGTTAAAAGATGGATCCGGTGCCGCAATTTACGGTACCAGTGCCAATGCCGGTGTAATTTTAATTACTACCAAAAAAGGTAAACCTGGTGCTCCAACCTTTAACTATTCGGCTTATATCAGGAAAGAATACATTCAAAACCGTCAGGATTTTTTAACTGCCGATGAGTTTAGGGCCGGAATACAATCTGGCCAAATCGATGCCGTAGATTACGGCGGTAGCGAAGATCTGTACGGCAGCTTAATCAACAAAAACAACTTTTCGCAAAACCACAACGTTTCGCTTTCCGGCGGTACAAGCAACACCAACTACAGGGCCAGCTTAAATTACCGCGATTTGCAAGGCATCGGTTTAGAAAACGGTAGAAAAGAATACACTTTCAGGCTAAATGTTAACCAGCGAGGTTTAAACGATAAGTTAAACGTTCAAATGAACCTGGCTACCAATTTTAACAACGCAAATTTGCTTGGGGGAAGTGGATGGGAAGAAGAACTGGTTAAAAACCCAACCAAGCTTATCTACAATCCCGATGGAAGTTTTTACCACGATACTCAAAGTACAAACCAATACGCCAGGTTGTTTCAAGAGCGGAACTACAGAAAGCAACAGACTACTTCGGCCGATATCAAAGCAGATTACGATCTGGCCAAAGGCTTAAAAGCTTCAATTTTCGGTTCCGTACAACGCAACAGCTACATCGATGGTGCCTGGGCATCTATCTTCTCCGAAAGATCGATCGAAGATTCTGATTATCCAAATGGAGGATTCGCCAGCAAGGGCAATTACTTATCGCAAAACTTTGCCGTTGAACCAACCGTAAGTTACAATACCACCATAAACGATAAGCACTCAATTACCGCCGTTGCAGGTTATAGCTACCGTTATAATATTGAAGAAGGCCAATCGGCAGATAACAGAGGTTTCTTAAACGATCAGTTTCACGAAGATAACTTAAGCCAGGGCTTGGCCCGTTCCGATGGTCGTGCAAACCTGTCAAGCTTTAAAAGCGACAACACACTGATTGCATTTTTCGGTCGTGTAAACTATGCCTTTAACAACAAATATTTATTGCAGTTGATTTTGCGTCACGAAGGTTCATCTAAATTTGGGGTGAACAACAAATGGGGCGATTTCCCAGCTGTTTCTGTCGGATGGAACATTTCCGATGAGAATTTCATGAAAAATGTGAAATGGGTGAATTATTTAAAACTAAGAGCTGGTTACGGGGTAACCGGTAATACAGGTTTTACCAACAACGCTTCCCGGGTATTGTTGGGTGGCGGTGGTCGCTACCTCTACCCAGATGGAACATACCGCGAAACTTACGGACCAACAACCAATGTTAACCCCAACTTGAAATGGGAAACCAAACGTGAGTTGAATATTGGTGCCGATTTTACGTTATTTAACAGCAAGTTGACGGGTGCATTGGATGTGTTTGACAGAACAACGAAAGACTTGTTAGATACTTACACTACACCTCAACCGCCTTATGTGCTTGCCAATATTTATGCAAACGTTGGTACAATATCATCAAAAGGTGTGGAGCTTGCATTGAGCTACAAAGCGATTCAAAAGAAAGATTTCAGCTTTACAATGGATTTTACCGGAAGTACATTGAGCAATAAATTCGTTTCCTATTCTGACGATGTGTTCAAGGTAAAATATAAAACCTTTGGCGGCATTGGCGGATCAGGAGATTTAGGCGATGCGATTACTACTTACGAAGGTTCGAATGTGGGTGAGTTTTGGGGCAAGCGTTTTGCAGGTTTCACCGAAGATGGAAAATGGTTGTTCTTTAACAGAAACGGCGAAGCGGTAACAAATGATAAGATTAATTATTCAAAAGATCCGAACTTAACTGATTTGGCCAAAATTGGTAACGCCATTCCCAAATACTATGCTTCTTACACTGCAAATTTCGGTTACAAAAACTGGGATTTAAGAGTATTCGTACGTGGAAAATTCGATTACCAGATCTTAAACACAACGGCGCTTACTTACGCAAATCCATTTGTTAAGGGCAGCAATTACCTCAGATCGGCGTTTAACGATCCTAAATTCAGCCAAATCAACGATACGTTTATGTACTCTGATTATTATTTAGAAGAAGGAACAAACGTGAAGATTGATGAAGTTACCCTGGGTTATAACTTCAAGTTTAAATCTAAAACCATTCGCAACTTACGCGTTTACGCAACCGGGCAAAACTTGTTTACGATAACAGGTTATTCCGGCAACGACCCCGATTTTATTGCTGATACCGGCTTAGGCCCTGGTGTTGATAACAGAAATGCCTATCCAAGCACGAGATCATTCTTGTTTGGCGTAAATGTTGGATTTTAA
- the lpxB gene encoding lipid-A-disaccharide synthase — MKYYLVAGEASGDLHGANLMKALKIEDGNAVFRYFGGDKMQTEGGQLVKHYADMAFMGFTEVVANLRTIFKNLRTCKEDILAWKPDVLVLIDFPGFNLKIAEFAKANNMLVCYYISPKVWAWNQRRVLKIKRVVDHMFCILPFEVSFYKNWGMEVDYVGNPLLDEIAQFEADPEFRASAGLGDEKIIALLPGSRKQEIERLLPVMLSVVDEYPDYTFAIAAAPTFGEAYYQQFIGTKKVKLLFNNTYNLLHHAHAAIVASGTATLETALFQVPQVVVYKGGVISIAIARMLIKIKFISLVNLIVDKKIVTELIQEDCNTEKVSKELHLILDGSGRGQMFTDYKALLNLMGKPGASAKTAKLITTYLAKK; from the coding sequence ATGAAATACTACCTCGTAGCAGGAGAAGCATCGGGCGATTTGCACGGTGCCAATTTAATGAAGGCTTTAAAAATTGAAGACGGCAATGCTGTATTTCGTTATTTTGGTGGCGACAAAATGCAGACGGAAGGCGGGCAATTGGTTAAGCATTATGCCGATATGGCTTTTATGGGCTTTACCGAGGTGGTTGCCAATTTGCGAACCATTTTTAAAAACCTCCGAACCTGCAAGGAAGATATTTTAGCTTGGAAGCCAGACGTTTTGGTATTGATAGACTTCCCGGGTTTTAACCTTAAAATTGCAGAGTTTGCCAAGGCCAATAACATGCTGGTTTGCTATTATATTTCGCCCAAGGTGTGGGCTTGGAATCAAAGACGCGTACTAAAGATTAAGCGTGTAGTCGATCACATGTTTTGCATTTTGCCATTCGAAGTAAGCTTTTATAAAAACTGGGGAATGGAGGTTGATTATGTCGGAAACCCGCTTTTAGATGAGATTGCCCAATTTGAGGCCGATCCAGAGTTTAGGGCAAGCGCCGGCTTGGGCGATGAAAAAATAATCGCTTTGCTGCCCGGAAGCAGAAAGCAAGAAATAGAACGATTGTTGCCTGTAATGCTCAGCGTTGTAGATGAATATCCGGATTATACCTTTGCCATTGCGGCCGCCCCAACCTTTGGCGAAGCCTATTATCAGCAATTTATCGGCACAAAAAAGGTGAAACTTCTTTTTAACAATACCTATAATTTATTGCATCATGCTCATGCAGCAATCGTAGCGTCGGGAACGGCCACCCTCGAAACCGCACTGTTCCAAGTGCCGCAGGTTGTAGTTTATAAAGGGGGCGTAATCTCAATCGCCATTGCCCGAATGCTGATCAAAATCAAATTTATTTCGTTGGTTAATTTAATTGTTGATAAAAAGATTGTAACCGAGCTGATTCAAGAAGATTGCAATACAGAAAAAGTAAGTAAGGAGTTGCACCTTATTTTAGATGGATCGGGTCGAGGCCAGATGTTTACCGACTATAAAGCGCTGCTAAACCTGATGGGAAAACCCGGCGCTTCGGCAAAGACGGCCAAACTTATTACTACCTACCTTGCAAAAAAATAG
- a CDS encoding stationary phase survival protein SurE, producing the protein MNEILRKINDSVWIGLAIGLIIPAILCSIAYYIIHHVGALAKADLLYIGGIAVNAYTMQIFFKFNKVKTGQGILAATFVCAFVFFAYKVF; encoded by the coding sequence ATGAACGAAATACTCAGAAAAATAAATGATTCCGTTTGGATTGGTTTAGCAATCGGCTTAATTATTCCAGCGATATTATGCTCCATTGCCTATTACATTATTCACCATGTTGGCGCTTTGGCCAAAGCCGATTTATTATACATTGGCGGTATTGCGGTGAATGCTTATACCATGCAAATCTTTTTCAAATTCAATAAGGTTAAAACCGGGCAAGGAATTTTGGCTGCAACATTTGTGTGTGCGTTTGTTTTCTTTGCATACAAGGTTTTTTAA